The Chryseobacterium geocarposphaerae genome window below encodes:
- a CDS encoding tetratricopeptide repeat protein — protein MNTITKRLQNIKKLQAKRWENEEEYWDEISELLINELDEILLIEPENTVALISLGAIYSDLGENEKAMYYLKQALQLGSEDKNLYINLAIVMVGMGMHAEEYHEYLEIAEDKEEDPLTFKAYFDPQSH, from the coding sequence ATGAACACAATAACAAAAAGACTCCAAAACATAAAAAAACTCCAAGCCAAAAGATGGGAAAACGAAGAGGAATACTGGGATGAGATCAGTGAACTTTTAATCAACGAGCTGGATGAAATTTTACTGATCGAACCTGAAAATACAGTGGCTTTAATTAGTCTCGGAGCTATTTATTCTGATCTGGGAGAGAACGAAAAAGCCATGTATTATTTAAAACAGGCATTGCAATTAGGTTCTGAAGATAAAAATCTTTACATCAATCTCGCTATTGTCATGGTTGGTATGGGAATGCATGCGGAAGAATATCACGAATATCTTGAAATTGCAGAGGATAAAGAAGAAGATCCGCTGACTTTTAAAGCCTATTTTGATCCGCAGTCGCATTAG
- a CDS encoding DUF4242 domain-containing protein — MPKYVIEREIPEAGKLTGEQLKGISQTSCGVLSKMGSQIQWLQSYVTGDKIYCVYIAPNEDMVWEHAKQGGFPANSVSEVVAIIDPTTAE; from the coding sequence ATGCCCAAGTACGTCATTGAACGGGAAATTCCCGAAGCTGGTAAGTTAACTGGCGAACAATTAAAAGGGATCTCACAAACCTCTTGTGGGGTACTCAGTAAAATGGGTTCACAAATTCAATGGTTACAAAGTTATGTGACAGGTGATAAAATTTATTGCGTTTACATTGCCCCCAACGAAGATATGGTTTGGGAGCATGCAAAACAAGGAGGATTCCCTGCCAACTCTGTAAGTGAAGTTGTCGCCATCATCGACCCTACAACTGCTGAATAA
- a CDS encoding GNAT family N-acetyltransferase — protein MKNIEFNFGEYHFSTDKNKMDIPAIHDFLSNHSGWSNGIPIKKVELSIQNSLNFGVFHHNRQIGFARIISDFSTIAYLGDVYLLNDYRGKGISKKLMDFIISHPNLQGLRRWILLTSTADWLYEKYGFEKIPNPEIYMELYNPNVYKNNK, from the coding sequence ATGAAAAATATTGAATTTAATTTTGGTGAATATCACTTCTCCACCGATAAAAATAAAATGGACATTCCTGCAATTCATGATTTTTTATCAAACCATTCCGGATGGAGCAATGGTATTCCCATTAAGAAAGTTGAATTATCTATTCAAAACTCACTTAATTTTGGTGTTTTTCATCACAACCGTCAAATTGGATTTGCAAGAATAATTTCAGACTTTTCAACCATTGCCTATCTGGGAGATGTTTATCTTCTTAACGATTATCGCGGAAAAGGCATCTCCAAAAAACTAATGGATTTTATTATATCTCATCCCAATTTACAAGGACTAAGAAGATGGATATTGTTAACATCCACAGCTGATTGGTTATATGAAAAATATGGATTTGAAAAAATACCTAACCCGGAAATCTATATGGAATTGTATAATCCAAACGTTTATAAAAATAACAAATAG
- a CDS encoding lysylphosphatidylglycerol synthase transmembrane domain-containing protein, whose product MEKKVKNPLKSILTIVISLAIAGFFLWLALKDFDYISFKKSISKANYWWVLFAACFGIAAYWFRAIRWNLMLEPMGHQISNSNSLWSISFGYLMNLTIPRSGEVARATALYGVEKVPVDQSFGTIILERVVDLVCMLAFLALTAIFKFHTILSFYHFVMDRRVEKDKFVPNFFEKQMIKLGVNDFDSFYLYLKIAIAILVLIGLLLFYKYKKEKLINFGRGILKGFTSIFKLRQKGKFILYTIGIWVSYYFAAFLVCFALPETSNFTFDDGFLILVVGTFGMIIPASGGIGAFNLAMKYGFMALFISMGKSGQLGGEVGLTYSFISLPLQIIIMLVMGLISIPMLAKARNKVVAEKEFK is encoded by the coding sequence ATGGAAAAAAAAGTAAAAAATCCTTTAAAATCAATACTCACCATAGTAATTTCGCTTGCGATTGCAGGCTTTTTTTTATGGCTGGCTCTTAAAGATTTTGATTACATATCTTTTAAAAAATCGATTTCCAAAGCAAACTACTGGTGGGTTTTATTTGCCGCCTGCTTTGGAATTGCCGCCTATTGGTTCAGAGCAATCCGCTGGAACCTGATGCTGGAACCTATGGGGCACCAGATTTCAAATTCCAATTCATTGTGGTCAATTTCGTTTGGATATTTAATGAACCTTACCATCCCTAGAAGCGGGGAAGTGGCAAGAGCAACCGCTTTGTATGGTGTGGAAAAAGTTCCGGTTGATCAGTCTTTTGGGACGATTATTCTGGAAAGAGTGGTGGATTTGGTTTGTATGCTCGCTTTTTTAGCATTGACGGCTATTTTTAAATTTCATACAATTTTATCATTCTACCATTTTGTTATGGATAGAAGGGTCGAAAAAGATAAGTTTGTTCCCAATTTTTTTGAAAAGCAAATGATTAAATTAGGTGTTAATGATTTTGATTCTTTCTACTTATATTTAAAAATAGCTATTGCTATATTGGTTTTAATAGGCTTACTTCTTTTCTATAAATATAAAAAAGAAAAACTGATCAATTTTGGGAGAGGAATTCTTAAAGGTTTTACCTCAATTTTTAAGTTGAGACAAAAAGGAAAATTTATCCTTTACACCATAGGAATCTGGGTTTCTTATTATTTTGCGGCATTTCTTGTATGTTTTGCACTTCCGGAAACTTCAAACTTTACTTTCGATGATGGCTTTTTGATTCTCGTAGTAGGAACATTCGGCATGATCATCCCTGCAAGTGGCGGAATTGGTGCTTTTAACCTGGCTATGAAATATGGTTTTATGGCTTTGTTCATTTCAATGGGAAAAAGCGGACAATTGGGAGGAGAAGTAGGATTAACCTATTCTTTTATTTCTTTACCGTTACAGATTATCATTATGTTGGTAATGGGACTTATTTCTATTCCTATGTTGGCAAAAGCAAGAAATAAAGTCGTTGCTGAAAAAGAGTTTAAATAA
- the panD gene encoding aspartate 1-decarboxylase, giving the protein MLIEVFKSKIHRVRVTASDLNYIGSITIDEELIEAAGLVVGERVYIVNVNNGERFDTYVIKGKRKSGEVCLNGPAARKVQKDDIIIIIAYAQMTPEEAKDFQPKIVFPDEKTNLLT; this is encoded by the coding sequence ATGTTAATAGAAGTTTTTAAGTCTAAGATTCACAGGGTAAGAGTTACGGCTTCAGACCTTAATTATATTGGAAGTATTACGATAGATGAAGAGCTTATTGAAGCTGCCGGATTGGTAGTGGGTGAAAGAGTGTATATCGTGAATGTGAATAACGGAGAGCGTTTCGATACGTATGTTATTAAAGGAAAAAGAAAATCAGGTGAAGTTTGTCTGAACGGTCCTGCCGCAAGAAAAGTACAAAAAGACGATATCATCATTATTATTGCCTATGCGCAGATGACTCCCGAAGAAGCTAAAGATTTTCAGCCGAAAATTGTTTTCCCGGACGAGAAAACCAATCTTTTGACGTAA
- a CDS encoding HU family DNA-binding protein has translation MNKSELIDAIAKDAGITKVAAKAALESFISNVTSTLKKKDGKVSLVGFGTFSVAERAARQGINPATKKPIKIAAKKVAKFKAGADLSNAVSGAKKK, from the coding sequence ATGAACAAGTCTGAATTAATCGACGCAATCGCAAAAGATGCAGGAATTACTAAAGTTGCAGCAAAAGCTGCTTTAGAATCATTCATCAGTAATGTAACTTCTACTCTAAAGAAAAAAGACGGAAAAGTTTCTTTAGTAGGTTTCGGAACATTCTCTGTAGCTGAAAGAGCTGCTAGACAAGGTATCAACCCTGCAACTAAAAAACCAATCAAAATTGCTGCTAAGAAGGTTGCTAAGTTTAAAGCTGGAGCTGACTTATCTAACGCAGTTTCTGGTGCTAAGAAAAAATAA
- the pdxH gene encoding pyridoxamine 5'-phosphate oxidase gives MENLHHKRKVYEKSQLIESEIKQNPMEQFRDWYLEASETPSISEANAMAVSTVEEDGCPRTRMVLLKSYTYEGFIFYTNYDSKKGKAIERTRKACLHFFWPGLERQIIIKAELEKIAENLSDGYFHSRPKGSQLGAVVSPQSQEIPDREFLEEKLKDLETIYENTEVPRPENWGGYIARPYEIEFWQGRPNRLHDRIVYTLEDLDWKIARLAP, from the coding sequence ATGGAAAACCTGCACCATAAGAGAAAAGTGTACGAGAAATCTCAACTTATTGAAAGTGAGATTAAACAAAATCCTATGGAACAATTTCGCGACTGGTATTTGGAAGCAAGCGAAACTCCAAGTATTTCCGAAGCCAATGCTATGGCGGTTTCTACAGTGGAAGAAGACGGATGCCCGCGTACAAGAATGGTTTTGCTGAAGTCATATACCTACGAAGGGTTTATTTTTTATACAAACTATGACAGTAAAAAAGGAAAAGCAATAGAAAGAACGCGCAAAGCCTGTCTTCATTTTTTCTGGCCGGGCCTGGAAAGGCAGATCATTATTAAAGCTGAACTGGAAAAAATTGCTGAAAACCTTAGTGACGGGTATTTTCATTCAAGACCTAAAGGAAGTCAGCTTGGAGCAGTAGTTTCTCCACAAAGTCAGGAAATTCCGGACAGGGAGTTTTTGGAAGAAAAATTGAAGGATTTGGAAACAATATATGAAAATACTGAAGTTCCAAGACCTGAAAATTGGGGAGGTTATATTGCGAGACCTTATGAAATAGAATTCTGGCAGGGAAGACCTAATAGACTTCATGACAGAATTGTTTATACTTTGGAGGATTTGGATTGGAAAATAGCAAGATTAGCTCCGTAA
- a CDS encoding YqgE/AlgH family protein, producing the protein MNYSYKGKILISTPDISGDIFSRSVVLIIEHNENGAFGLILNKKNNQMSGKFKSLFDFPIEVYDGGPVENDKVFFIVKGKKVTEVYSEITDEFYLTEDIENIMTAILSNELKIEDIKIFSGYSGWTAQQLDNEVLKKLWTVVDIYNLDYTLPNDQTLWKSIMQNLGGEYLLWANSPEDISLN; encoded by the coding sequence ATGAATTACTCTTACAAAGGTAAAATATTAATTTCCACACCTGATATTTCCGGTGACATTTTTTCAAGATCAGTAGTCCTTATTATTGAGCATAACGAAAATGGTGCATTTGGGTTGATTCTGAATAAAAAAAACAACCAGATGAGCGGTAAATTTAAAAGTCTTTTTGATTTTCCGATTGAAGTTTATGACGGTGGACCTGTAGAAAATGATAAAGTTTTTTTCATTGTAAAAGGAAAAAAAGTAACGGAAGTATATTCTGAAATAACGGATGAGTTTTACCTTACCGAAGATATTGAAAACATCATGACTGCTATTCTCAGTAATGAATTAAAGATCGAAGATATAAAAATATTTTCGGGATATTCCGGATGGACCGCCCAGCAATTGGATAATGAGGTTCTCAAAAAGCTTTGGACAGTGGTAGATATCTACAATCTTGATTATACGTTACCTAATGACCAGACCCTTTGGAAATCGATCATGCAAAATTTGGGAGGAGAATATTTACTTTGGGCTAATTCACCTGAAGATATCTCTTTAAATTAA
- a CDS encoding N-acetylmuramoyl-L-alanine amidase family protein, whose protein sequence is MKGTKLLVVSLFSTVFLSFTPVNKKYIVIDPGHGGNDLGVNLNGQSEKEITLTIAKEIKTIINSQDRYEVVLTRDSDTNSQLKERTDLINKLTPEMVISLHVNGSPQKESTQQGQEIYFQNSDPSRILAERISQKFTSSKVIGERNLHILRESKSPTVLVELGFINNSKDRAYMTSREGQREIAQKFVEVINESK, encoded by the coding sequence ATGAAAGGAACTAAACTACTTGTTGTATCTCTTTTTTCTACAGTATTTTTATCTTTTACTCCTGTCAATAAAAAATATATTGTCATAGATCCCGGACATGGCGGAAATGACCTAGGAGTTAATCTTAACGGACAATCTGAAAAAGAAATCACACTTACCATCGCTAAAGAAATCAAAACGATTATTAATTCTCAGGATAGATATGAGGTGGTTTTAACCAGAGATTCTGATACCAACAGCCAACTTAAAGAAAGAACTGACTTAATTAATAAGCTGACTCCTGAAATGGTAATTTCTTTACATGTGAACGGAAGTCCGCAAAAGGAATCCACACAGCAAGGACAAGAAATCTATTTTCAAAATTCTGATCCTTCAAGAATACTCGCTGAAAGAATATCTCAAAAATTCACTTCCAGTAAAGTAATAGGCGAACGCAATCTTCATATACTAAGAGAAAGCAAATCTCCGACTGTACTGGTAGAGCTTGGGTTTATCAATAATTCAAAAGACAGGGCTTATATGACCAGCAGAGAAGGTCAAAGAGAAATCGCACAAAAATTTGTTGAGGTCATCAACGAATCTAAATAA
- a CDS encoding aminotransferase class IV — MENQYFTSGEIPVKNRAFLAGDAVKVSFFVRNAKLIMDEECYFFLMASMRKMRMNIPLTYTLEFFQSLFQKEIIDQKGIENGIINFQVFRNNDGLTLSKSSISYFYDVTETDDVLAVNKRPLELDLIKEINVNNNLLSNIRVHSPENIYGEIYAQENDLDDVILLNPNKRIARTTSGNLLFLEGNVIKVPKQTEGAYISPLMENFVTFLHKNNLADIQEHEIIAFESQKAEEILMVSEEKGIFSVGKIRNKTFEVSRFLEWVESWKESF; from the coding sequence TTGGAAAATCAATATTTTACTTCAGGAGAAATACCTGTAAAAAATAGAGCATTTCTTGCAGGAGATGCAGTGAAGGTTTCTTTCTTTGTGAGAAATGCTAAACTTATAATGGATGAAGAATGTTATTTTTTCTTGATGGCATCCATGAGAAAGATGAGAATGAATATTCCTTTGACGTATACTTTGGAATTTTTTCAGTCTCTTTTTCAAAAAGAAATTATTGACCAGAAGGGAATAGAAAACGGGATCATCAACTTTCAGGTGTTCAGAAATAATGACGGACTTACACTGTCTAAATCAAGCATTTCCTACTTCTATGATGTTACAGAAACAGATGATGTTTTAGCCGTTAATAAGAGACCTTTGGAATTGGATCTGATTAAGGAAATCAACGTCAATAATAATCTCTTAAGCAATATCAGGGTTCATTCTCCGGAAAATATCTATGGCGAAATTTATGCCCAGGAAAATGATCTGGATGATGTTATTCTTTTGAATCCCAATAAAAGAATTGCACGTACCACATCGGGGAATCTTTTGTTTTTGGAAGGAAATGTTATTAAAGTTCCGAAACAAACGGAAGGTGCTTACATTTCTCCTTTAATGGAAAATTTCGTTACTTTTTTGCATAAAAATAACCTTGCAGATATTCAGGAACACGAGATTATCGCCTTTGAATCTCAGAAAGCTGAAGAAATTTTAATGGTTTCCGAAGAAAAAGGTATATTTTCTGTAGGTAAAATAAGAAATAAGACTTTTGAAGTTTCCCGTTTTTTAGAATGGGTAGAGAGCTGGAAAGAAAGTTTTTAA
- a CDS encoding START-like domain-containing protein: MAKHKVHYEFPMHCLSEILYEYLATAEGLSEWFADEVTEKGDDFFFSWGGGPAEKATLIRYKPEGFVRFRWEEDEGTKNFFEMTIVIDDITEDLALNITDFCEDGDEEENAMYWENLIENLRIKLGAA, encoded by the coding sequence ATGGCGAAACATAAAGTCCATTATGAATTTCCAATGCATTGTCTGTCAGAGATTTTATATGAATATCTTGCAACTGCAGAAGGATTATCTGAATGGTTTGCGGATGAGGTAACAGAGAAGGGTGATGATTTCTTTTTCAGCTGGGGTGGAGGTCCTGCTGAGAAAGCCACTTTAATCAGATATAAGCCTGAAGGTTTCGTTCGTTTCAGATGGGAAGAAGATGAAGGAACCAAAAACTTCTTTGAAATGACGATCGTAATTGATGATATTACTGAAGACCTTGCTCTAAATATTACCGACTTCTGCGAAGATGGAGATGAAGAAGAAAACGCAATGTACTGGGAAAATCTGATAGAGAATCTAAGAATAAAATTAGGTGCTGCATAA